The Paenibacillus sp. FSL W8-0426 region GCCAAGTTGGGCTGCAGCCGTGTTTTGGACACGGGCTACGGCTTGTCCGGCCTGCGCTGCTGTCGCATAATTGCCTGTATACAGCTGATAGGTCTCTTTGCCGTTGACCGTTGTTGTAAACAGCAGCGGCGTGTCCGCAGTGGCCTGTAACCGTTTAGCCGCAGCCGACGCCGTTTGGAAATCGGTCGTTTCCAGCACTTTAACCCTATAACCGTCCGCGCTGAATCGGATTTGCCCTGCAGGGATGCTTAAGTTGGCTCCGCTGTCAGAACCAATGCTCCATTTTCCCGTGGATTCCAGCGTAATAAGCGATGTTGTCGATTTGTACGTGCTTCCCAGGTTCGCAAACATCGCAACCCGGATCGTTTGGCCGTCGCTTTCTGCCGCATAGGCAGGCAACTGCAGGCATCCCGCAGTCAGCAATGCCGCCGCAAAAACCTTAATGCGTCTGCTCCACTTGTTCGTATTCCTCGCTCTTCCCACAATCAAACTCCTCTCCATGCTATATCCATTGGATTATCGGAAATATGCGTCCTGCTTATGAGCTTCTTTTTTATCGTTGATGTTGCGTCAGATGCTCCATCCAACCATTACTTCCCGTCCCTTGGCGGAAGGGGAATGCCCAGGTGGTGATACGCCAAATCCGTGACCACCCTGCCCCTCGGAGTTCGTTGAAGCATGCCGATCTGCAGCAAATAAGGCTCGTATACGTCCTCAATCGTTTGGCTCTCTTCCCCGATGGTGGCAGCTATCGTATCCAGCCCGACCGGGCCTCCTTTGAAACTTTGAATCATGGATTTGAGCATCTTATGGTCGATTTCGTCCAACCCTCTCGGGTCGATCTGCAAACGTTTCAACGCCTCTTCTGCCAAAGCCTGCGTGATCATGCCGTCCCCCCGCACTTGGGCGAAATCCCGTACCCTTTTCAAGAGACGGTTAGCAATCCGCGGCGTACCGCGAGAACGAAGGGCAATCTCCTCTGCCGCATCGCCCACGATGTCGACGCCAAGAATTTCCGAAGCCCTCGACACGATAAACGCAAGTTCATCCACCGTGTAAAATTCCAAACGACTGATCACGCCGAAACGATCGCGGAGCGGAGCCGACAACAATCCTGCACGCGTCGTTGCACCGATCAGCGTAAATGGAGGCAAATCGAGACGCACGGAACGTGCACTCGGGCCTTTGCCGATCATAATATCCAGCGCAAAATCCTCCATGGCCGGGTACATGACTTCTTCCACGGTACGATGCAAGCGGTGAATCTCGTCAATGAACAAGACGTCACCTTCCTGCAAGTTGGTCAAAAGCGCAGCCAAGTCTCCTGGACGTTCAATCGCAGGGCCCGATGTTGTTCTTAGATTCACGCCGAGCTCGTTCGCGATAATATTGGCCAGCGTTGTTTTCCCCAGTCCGGGAGGACCGTACAACAGCACGTGGTCCAACGCTTCATTACGCATTTTTGCGGCTTCGATGTATATTTTCAAATTTTCCTTGACCTGATTCTGTCCGATATACTCGTTCAAATACCGGGGACGCAGGCTCAGCTCCACAGCTTGGTCCTCCATCATCAGGTTGGCGGAAATAATCCGGTCTTCCATGTTATATCCCTACCTTCTTTGCTGGCTGCTTGGTTGACTTGGTTGTCTGAAATGGTCTGTCACCGATCAGCTCGCTATCCTTTAAACAGCATCTGCAGCGCCCGCTTCATCAGCACATCCACCGAATCTGCCGCAGTGGCGTCTTTTTTGAGCTTCAGCCATACTTTATCCAGCTCGCTGTCCGTGTAACCCAATGCCTTCAAGCCTTCTCGAGCTTCATCCCACGCAGACCCGCTGCCCTGTTCCTCCGACGGAGGGGCAAACAACCCTGTCGCCAATGCAGCCGTACCGAAGCCGTCCAATTTGTCCTTCAGGTCCAAAATCATGCGCTGTGCCGTCTTTTTGCCGATTCCCGGCAATTTGGTCAGGAACGTAATGTTCTCTTGATAAATCGCCGTAACGACATGCTCAGGCGTTCCCCCTGCCAGAATCCCCAATGCAACCCGCGGCCCGATGCCGGATACCTCAATCAATTTGCGGAAAAGACGCTGCTCATCCCGGGATGCAAAACCAAACAAAAGGATTGCGTCTTCACGTACATGGTGATGGATATACACCGTGATTTCCCCTTCTTGTTTGGCAAAAACAAAGGGATTAGGGCAGAACACGCGATACCCCACTCCATGCACATCCAAC contains the following coding sequences:
- the ruvA gene encoding Holliday junction branch migration protein RuvA; the encoded protein is MIDFLRGQFVLVENEYIVLDVHGVGYRVFCPNPFVFAKQEGEITVYIHHHVREDAILLFGFASRDEQRLFRKLIEVSGIGPRVALGILAGGTPEHVVTAIYQENITFLTKLPGIGKKTAQRMILDLKDKLDGFGTAALATGLFAPPSEEQGSGSAWDEAREGLKALGYTDSELDKVWLKLKKDATAADSVDVLMKRALQMLFKG
- the ruvB gene encoding Holliday junction branch migration DNA helicase RuvB, coding for MEDRIISANLMMEDQAVELSLRPRYLNEYIGQNQVKENLKIYIEAAKMRNEALDHVLLYGPPGLGKTTLANIIANELGVNLRTTSGPAIERPGDLAALLTNLQEGDVLFIDEIHRLHRTVEEVMYPAMEDFALDIMIGKGPSARSVRLDLPPFTLIGATTRAGLLSAPLRDRFGVISRLEFYTVDELAFIVSRASEILGVDIVGDAAEEIALRSRGTPRIANRLLKRVRDFAQVRGDGMITQALAEEALKRLQIDPRGLDEIDHKMLKSMIQSFKGGPVGLDTIAATIGEESQTIEDVYEPYLLQIGMLQRTPRGRVVTDLAYHHLGIPLPPRDGK